Below is a genomic region from Hylemonella gracilis.
TGCCACCGTCTTCGGCATCGATACGGAAATAGCGGCGGAAACTGGCATCAGCCGATGCCATGCGCAAGGTTGCGGTGCGCAGTTGTTGCGGGCCCGCCAGGCCGTTCAACCAGCTTGAAAAAGCGGCGGCGCGGCCGGGATCGGCCCAGGCAATGTCGGAAGTGGCGAGGGGATTTGGGTCGGGGCGCAAAGCGGGAGAGCTCATGGATAATTCGGTCTGGTTTTCATTCTACAAACAGGCGGACCGAGCCGGCTCGCCTGCCCTGCCTGTGGTCATGCCTGCAAGCGCTTGCAGGCATTTTTTCGTTGTTGCCCGGATCCCTCCGTCTTGTTCCGCCCTGACCGCCCCCTCGTCCCCTCGCTGCTTGCCCTGGTTTGCGCGCTGCTGACCGGTGCAGCCCATGCCGAGTTGAAGCTAAAGGTCAGCCCGCTGTTACAGGACCGCCTGACCGTTGAGCAAAGGGCGGCCGCGCCGACCTTTGTCCAAGGCCAGCGTATGGAGTCGGAGACAGGCCTCAGCCTGGAAGCCGAGGGCGGCGTGGAATTTCGCCGTGCCGACATGGTGTTGCGGGCGCAGAAGTTGGAGTATGACCAGGCCACGGACACCGCACGTGCGCGCGGTGAAGTCCGAGTCAACCAAGCCGGGAATGTCTTCGAGGGCGAGGCCCTGGATCTGCGCGTCGACGCTTTCGAGGGCGAGTTCACGAATGCCCGCTTTTCCCTGCTGGCCATCGACGCCCATGGCGACGCCGAGCGCATCGAGTTCCTGGATCAAACCCGTTCTGTGGTGCAAAACGCCACATTCACGACCTGCCGACGGGAAGGTGGGCCCGAATGGGTTCCCGCCTGGTTTCTGCGTGCCACCACACTGCATTTGGACAGCGAGGAGGAGGTGGCCGAGGCTGAAGACACTACCCTGCGCTTTCAGAACGTGCCCGTGCTGGGTCTGCCGGCGATGAGTTTTCCGCTGAGTGGTGAGCGCCAATCGGGGGTTCTATCGCCCGTCTACGGAGTGGACAACATCAGCGGAACCGAAATCACGATTCCCTATTACGTGAACATCGCGCCCAATCGCGATGCGACGCTGTACCCGACCTGGATGCGTCTGCGAGGTGTCAACTATGGTGGCGAGTTTCGTTACCTCGAAGAAAGCTACAGCGGTCGCTTGCGTGTCGATTACATGCCCGACGACAAGCTGCGAGAAATGGACCGCGAAGGTTATTATTTTGAACATCGAGGCGGTGTTTCAGGTAGTTATGGTTCTCTGGGCCTGAACCTGAACATCGCTCGCGTGAGCGACGACAACTACTGGCGAGACTTTCCCCGCGCCAGCGGTTCCCTGACCCAACGCCTTCTGCCTGCCGATGTGAGCGTGAACTGGGGACTAGGGCCTTACTCAGCCTCGGTCCGTTCCTTGCGCTGGCAGACGTTGCAGGTACCAGACGCTCCCATCGTGCCGCCCTATGACCGGCAGCAGCTGACGGCCCGTTATGCAGAACCGAGTTTGGGCGGTTTTGACTTCAGCCTGGACGGCGAATACACAGAATTCACCGTGGATGCATTGGCGTTGAGCAGCCAAACCAGCGCGGAGCGTGTCAATGCAGATAGAACGGTCTGGCGTGGCTCCCTGAGCTACCCATTCCGGGGTGCAGCCGGATTTTTCATTCCCAAGGCCTCCATCCATACGACAAACTACAGGTTTGAACAGCCTGTTGACCTGAGCAACTACTCGGGCGCTTTGACCGGATTGAGCGCCGATGCCACTAGTGCCACCCGGACCGTGCCGACGTACAGCCTGGACACCGGTTTGGTGTTTGAGCGGGCGACCAGTTATTTCGGCGCGGCCTATCGCCAGACCTTGGAGCCTCGGCTGTTTTACACGCGAACGCCGTTTGTTGAGCAGGGGTATCTGCCCAATTACGATTCCGCCGCCCAGGACTTCAGCCTGACCAGCGTTTACAGCGAAAGCACGTTCATGGGCAATGACCGGATTGCCGACAACAATCTGCTGACCGCTGGCGTTTCGACCCGTTTCTTCGACGCAGAAACGGGAGCGGAAACCGTGCATCTGGGCGTCGCACAGCGTCTGCGCTTCGAGGATCAGCGTGTCACCCTGCCCGGGGGTACGCCGTCGCCCGAAGGCCTGAGCGACATCCTGCTGGGGGCCGAGTTGAACGTGGATCCGCGCTGGCATGTCGACACGGCCGTGCAATGGAACGACCGCTTGGGCGAATCCGAGCGCAGTACGTTCAGCGTACGCTACAACCCCAGCCCCTACCGTGTGGTGAACCTGGCATATCGCTTTCAGCGTGCGCAGAGCGAAACCAGTGAAGACAGCGAACTGATCGATCTCGGTTGGCAGTGGCCCATCAATGACCTTTGGCGCGACTGGGGTGAGGACCTTGGTCCGGGGCGGGGTCAGGGTTCTGGGCGCTGGTACAGCGTTGGTCGCTTGAACTACAACCAAACGGACCGCAAGTTGGTGGATACCACCATGGGCTTTGAATACGATGCCGGTTGCTGGCTGGGGCGGGTTGTGTTCGAGCGCCTGCAGACCGGCCTGACCACGGCCAACCAGCGCATCATGTTCCAGTTGGAGTTGGTGGGTTTTGCCCGTGTGGGTGTTGATCCACTGCAGACCTTGCAGAAAAACATACCGCGTTATCAACTGCTGCGCGAACAAACGACGGCACCGAGCCGCTTCAGCAATTACGAGTGATTCGATGACCATGACCCACCATCCCGCTTTGGGCCGCCTTCTGATCGCGTTCGTGCTCTTCGCTCTGCTGACCGGGGCCGCGCATGCGCAGCGCGCTTCCAGCTCGCCACCCGATGTGCGCTCCGCCGACTACATCGTCGCGGTGATCAATTCCGAACCCATCACCAACGCGCAGGTGAATGCGGAAGTCACACGCGCGCTGCGGCAATTTGCCGCTCAGCGCAGGCCAGCGCCGGAAGGACAGGCCTTGCGACGCCAGTTGTTGGACCAACTCATCAACGAACGCGCCCAGCTGCAACTCGCACGCGAGATGGGCCTGAAGATCGATGAACCTTCGGTGGATCAGGCCGAGCAGAACGTTGCCCGCCAGAACCAACTGACTGTGGCACAGCTGCGTCAGCAGGTGCAGCAGCAGGACGGCATGACGCCGCAGACCTTGCGCAGCCGCTTGAAGGATCAGCTGCTTCTGACACGCCTGCGCGAGCGTGAGGTGGATGCTCGCGTGCGCGTCAGCGACGCCGATGTCGAGCAGTACCTGGCCGAACAACTGCAACGCAACAGCAACCCTGCAAGCCAGCTCATCAATATCGCGCACATCCTCGTGGCCGTGTCCGAGGACGCCAGCGAAGCCCGTCAGGCTGAACTGCAGCGCAAGGCCGATCAGGTCGCGCGACGCGCGCGCGAAAAGGGCGCGGACTTTGCCGCCCTGGCGCGGGAGCTCTCGGACGCCGGTGACCGAGCCAACGGGGGCCAACTCGGCTTGCGCGCGGGTGATCGTTATCCCGCCTTGTTCACGAACGCCGTGCGCACGCTGGCGGTCGGCGAGGTCAGCGAGCCTGTGCGCTCAGGAGCGGGTTTCCACGTGCTGAAGCTGATCGAGCGTCGCCAACCCGCGCTGCCACCCCAAACGGTGACGCAGAGTCGGGCGAGGCACATCCTGCTGATTCCCGGCGCGCAGTTGAGTGAGGCGCAGGCGCGCGACAAGCTCAATGATTTCCGTCGTCGCATCCAGGCGGGAGAGACGGATTTCGCCACGCTGGCGCGGCAGAACTCGCAGGACGGCAGTGCCGTGCAGGGCGGTGACCTGGGTTGGGCCAACCCAGGCATGTACGTCCCGGAATTCGAAAGCGTGATGAACCAGCTTGCGCCGGGCCAGATCAGCGATCCCCTGATCTCGCGCTTTGGTGTTCATCTGATCCAGCTGCTGGAGCGGCGGCAGGCCACCCTGAACGAACGTGAGCAGCGTGAGCTGATCCGCAACATGCTGCGTGAGCGCAAGATGGCCGAGGCCTATGACAATTGGGTGCGTGACACCCGGGCGCGGGCCTATGTGGAACTGCGCGAGGCGCCGCAGTGAACGAGGCAGCGAATTCACCGCTTCGTGCGCCGATGGATGTGCAGCGATGAAACACATACCGCGCAAACGCTTTGGCCAGCATTTTCTGGCTGACGAGGGCGTCATCGATGCCATCGTGCGTACCATCGCGCCTCAGCCAGGCCAGGCCATGGTGGAGATCGGGCCGGGCCTGGCGGCCATGACGCAGCCTTTGGTGGAACGACTGGGGCGCTTGACGGTCATCGAACTGGACCGAGATCTGGCCGCGCGGCTGCGCAACCATCCTCAGCTGGACGTTATTGAGTCCGACGTGCTCAAGGTGGATTTCACGGCACTGGCCGGCGGCCGGCACCGGCTCCGCGTGGTCGGCAACCTGCCCTACAACATCTCGACCCCCATTCTTTTCCATCTGCTGGCACATGTCGATGCCGTGGAGGATCAGCATTTCATGCTGCAGAAGGAGGTTGTGGACCGCATGGTGGCCCGGCCTTCCACGGCCGACTACGGCCGTCTGAGCGTGATGCTGCAATGGCGTTATGAGATGGAGGATGTGCTGTTCGTCCCACCCGAGAGCTTCGACCCACCGCCGCGCGTCGACAGCGCCGTGGTCCGCATGGTGCCCCATGCCGCGGCCGCACCCGTGGATGTGCGACGACTCGAAGAAATCGTGCAGGTTGCTTTCAGCCAGCGTCGCAAATTGCTGCGCCACACGCTGGGCCGCTGGCTAGAGGAAAAAGGACACCGGGGTGACTTCGATGTTCAGCGCCGTGCCGAAGAAGTGCCGGTGGTTGAATACGTCACCCTCGCGCAGGCACTGTCTTGATCGGAGTACTTCCGAAACCGGTCTTGCCAGATCGCAGACCAGTGAATGCGACCCCTGCCACCGAACATCGATGTTCAGGGGTGAAGCGGCGTAGCCGCTCAGGCGCCGCTACGCTTCACGCTGCGGCTTGCCAGTAACTCGCGTTGAAGGGGCTGCTCATGCGCAGCGCCAGGGGCGAGACGTCCACCAGTTTGTCGGTTGGCATTCTCTCGCCGCTGTCATCGTCGACGGTCTCGGCAACCATGAGCTGTGCATGTTCGCCGCCGTTTTCAGCCTCGTTCGCCCGTTCCGCTTGGCTGTTGCTTTGCGCAGAACGGGCTACAGAAAAGAATAGAAACACCGGAAAGGCACCTTCCGATCACCCCAGTAATCGGCGGCGTCGCGGAAGATGTCCAGGAGCTGCTCGCGCGCTTCCTTGTCGAACTTGGCGTTGGCGGGAATGTGCTCCAGCACGGCGATGAAGCCTGGCTGCGGGCCGGACTTGTGCAGCGGATCGGTCAGCACGTCGTAGAGTGCGTCGAAATTCTTGCCCACGTGGGTGGGCAGGATGAACTGCTGGGCGATCAGATCCAGCACATCCTGTTTGGACTGTGCCTGCGCCAGATTGGCGTAGAGGAAATGATGGCCAAGGGCCTGGGCCGCCTCTTGCAGATCCGGCACCCGGAAAGCGCGGATCGACTGGACGATGTTGGTTCTAACGGTACGAAGTGGCGTATCCATCTCCGCTTCACTTTCTTGTTGAAAAACGGTTTTACGGCGCGATCCGGCGGAAACTGGCGTAGTGATCGGCGGTGTAATAACAGGCG
It encodes:
- a CDS encoding barstar family protein, encoding MDTPLRTVRTNIVQSIRAFRVPDLQEAAQALGHHFLYANLAQAQSKQDVLDLIAQQFILPTHVGKNFDALYDVLTDPLHKSGPQPGFIAVLEHIPANAKFDKEAREQLLDIFRDAADYWGDRKVPFRCFYSFL
- a CDS encoding peptidylprolyl isomerase; the protein is MTHHPALGRLLIAFVLFALLTGAAHAQRASSSPPDVRSADYIVAVINSEPITNAQVNAEVTRALRQFAAQRRPAPEGQALRRQLLDQLINERAQLQLAREMGLKIDEPSVDQAEQNVARQNQLTVAQLRQQVQQQDGMTPQTLRSRLKDQLLLTRLREREVDARVRVSDADVEQYLAEQLQRNSNPASQLINIAHILVAVSEDASEARQAELQRKADQVARRAREKGADFAALARELSDAGDRANGGQLGLRAGDRYPALFTNAVRTLAVGEVSEPVRSGAGFHVLKLIERRQPALPPQTVTQSRARHILLIPGAQLSEAQARDKLNDFRRRIQAGETDFATLARQNSQDGSAVQGGDLGWANPGMYVPEFESVMNQLAPGQISDPLISRFGVHLIQLLERRQATLNEREQRELIRNMLRERKMAEAYDNWVRDTRARAYVELREAPQ
- a CDS encoding LPS-assembly protein LptD is translated as MVQNATFTTCRREGGPEWVPAWFLRATTLHLDSEEEVAEAEDTTLRFQNVPVLGLPAMSFPLSGERQSGVLSPVYGVDNISGTEITIPYYVNIAPNRDATLYPTWMRLRGVNYGGEFRYLEESYSGRLRVDYMPDDKLREMDREGYYFEHRGGVSGSYGSLGLNLNIARVSDDNYWRDFPRASGSLTQRLLPADVSVNWGLGPYSASVRSLRWQTLQVPDAPIVPPYDRQQLTARYAEPSLGGFDFSLDGEYTEFTVDALALSSQTSAERVNADRTVWRGSLSYPFRGAAGFFIPKASIHTTNYRFEQPVDLSNYSGALTGLSADATSATRTVPTYSLDTGLVFERATSYFGAAYRQTLEPRLFYTRTPFVEQGYLPNYDSAAQDFSLTSVYSESTFMGNDRIADNNLLTAGVSTRFFDAETGAETVHLGVAQRLRFEDQRVTLPGGTPSPEGLSDILLGAELNVDPRWHVDTAVQWNDRLGESERSTFSVRYNPSPYRVVNLAYRFQRAQSETSEDSELIDLGWQWPINDLWRDWGEDLGPGRGQGSGRWYSVGRLNYNQTDRKLVDTTMGFEYDAGCWLGRVVFERLQTGLTTANQRIMFQLELVGFARVGVDPLQTLQKNIPRYQLLREQTTAPSRFSNYE
- the rsmA gene encoding 16S rRNA (adenine(1518)-N(6)/adenine(1519)-N(6))-dimethyltransferase RsmA; protein product: MKHIPRKRFGQHFLADEGVIDAIVRTIAPQPGQAMVEIGPGLAAMTQPLVERLGRLTVIELDRDLAARLRNHPQLDVIESDVLKVDFTALAGGRHRLRVVGNLPYNISTPILFHLLAHVDAVEDQHFMLQKEVVDRMVARPSTADYGRLSVMLQWRYEMEDVLFVPPESFDPPPRVDSAVVRMVPHAAAAPVDVRRLEEIVQVAFSQRRKLLRHTLGRWLEEKGHRGDFDVQRRAEEVPVVEYVTLAQALS